In Anaerolineae bacterium, one DNA window encodes the following:
- the rplS gene encoding 50S ribosomal protein L19 — MNYQELLKAVEAPPNPNVPDLRPGDVIAVHLRIKEGNRERIQVFKGTVIRVRGGGNDATFTVRRIASHGIGVERTFLLRSPLIEKVEVFQHSKVRRARLYYLRGLRGKKARLKRKFN; from the coding sequence ATGAACTACCAGGAATTGTTGAAAGCCGTAGAAGCTCCCCCGAATCCAAATGTGCCTGACTTGCGCCCTGGGGATGTGATCGCTGTGCATCTGCGCATCAAGGAAGGCAACCGCGAGCGTATTCAGGTGTTCAAAGGCACGGTCATTCGGGTGCGCGGCGGTGGCAACGACGCCACCTTCACCGTCCGCCGCATCGCCAGCCACGGCATCGGCGTGGAGCGCACCTTTCTGTTACGCTCACCCCTGATCGAGAAGGTCGAGGTCTTCCAACACTCCAAGGTGCGCCGCGCGCGGCTGTACTATCTGCGCGGCCTCCGGGGCAAAAAAGCCCGCCTCAAGAGGAAGTTCAACTGA